The Metamycoplasma gateae genome window below encodes:
- a CDS encoding putative cysteine peptidase, with protein MYSDFEVQNSWWFKCADYDSFGINSVRNSFNPEDLPEYHYFKEFPSYYEDKHFYMKRAKGGICGYVAVNMLIMYNEFFKGSGYYNIWEKDNFLNLKGDNFDNKLDLKNNINLSIIPNLNSNFLKYLYQKTWFGGGLNNWWQAKYISESILRNKWKNSEINYYYLGSNGPKLTWDIITNQNKPTLFTGRYTGVSYDEDQSKFWDGGHAIVGYGTYEDGRILCNYGWSLNHSQMIITQYDEHFEYSYSFGVGDIWSNKLEKSFNLNGQKYTGIEMTKQLKEKGYIK; from the coding sequence ATTTACTCAGATTTTGAAGTACAAAATTCTTGATGATTTAAATGTGCTGATTATGATTCTTTCGGAATTAATAGTGTAAGAAATTCGTTTAATCCTGAAGACCTGCCTGAATATCATTATTTTAAGGAATTCCCTTCGTATTATGAAGATAAGCATTTCTACATGAAACGGGCTAAAGGTGGTATTTGTGGATATGTAGCAGTCAATATGCTAATTATGTACAATGAATTTTTTAAAGGATCTGGTTATTACAATATTTGGGAAAAAGACAATTTCTTAAACCTAAAAGGCGATAATTTTGATAATAAATTAGATTTAAAAAATAACATTAATTTAAGTATAATTCCAAATCTAAATAGCAATTTTTTAAAATACTTATATCAAAAAACTTGGTTTGGCGGTGGCCTTAACAATTGATGACAAGCAAAATATATATCAGAATCAATTCTAAGAAACAAGTGAAAAAATTCTGAAATTAATTACTATTATTTAGGATCTAATGGTCCAAAATTAACATGAGATATAATTACAAACCAAAATAAACCAACATTATTTACAGGAAGATATACTGGTGTTTCGTATGATGAAGATCAAAGTAAATTTTGGGATGGTGGTCATGCGATAGTCGGATATGGAACCTATGAAGATGGTAGAATATTGTGTAATTATGGATGAAGTTTAAACCATTCTCAAATGATAATAACACAATATGATGAACATTTTGAATATTCATATAGTTTTGGTGTTGGCGATATATGATCTAATAAATTAGAAAAATCGTTTAATTTAAATGGAC